The sequence CGTGTATGCCATTCCGCCATCCCGGCGCTGATGCTGACTCTAGCTGTGAAATTGTCTGGATTGCTGTCCCGATTGCCCTTTTCGGCTTCGCCGAATACCGCTCCAGTGTACTTTTGATCAACAACAATTAGATCTGCCGCTGGCTCTGACTATTTTTGCCGGTTATTCATTCGGTACGGAGGTACCGGATTGATGACAGACCAGCAAGTCAGGCTATTGAGGCAGAAGAGGATGGAAGGAAAGACACAACAGACAGCGGCAGCCATTCTGGGGAGTCTCATGAAAACGGCGTGGCCGAGCAGGCCCACTACCGTCTGAAGGATGTCCTGGACCAAGCCCTCGTGCTGTGGGACAGCCGCGACTTCGACACGGTCGACGATTACACCAGCTTCGTCGGCAAGGTAGTGGCCCGGCGCAACCGGCTGGTGATGGGGAAGCTGGAGCAGGAACTCCCTCATCTGCAGTGCCTGCCGCCAGCTCCGGTGCCGGAGTACGTCAACTACCGGGCCCGGGTGCGAAAGTGGAGCACCGACCTACACCGTTCCCTCTCGGCTCATTGGGAAGGAGGTGCAGGTCCGGCTGTACGCCGAGCATCTGGAAGTGTACTACAAGGGCACCTTCGTGGAACGGATGGAAAGGGTCCGAGGTGAGCGGGAAGCCCGGGTCGACTATCGCCACATCATCGGCTCCCTGGTGCGCAAGCCTGGGGCCTTCGCCCAGTACCGCTTCCGGGAGGAGATGTTTCCCACCATGACCTACAGGCTGGCCTATGACGCGCTCAAGCGGTGGCGGGGCGAACGCGCCGACGTGGAGTACGTGCGCATCCTGCAACTGGCGGCGACCACCATGGAGTCCACGGTGGACAGCGCTCTGACGCTGCTGCTGGAGGCTGGCGATCCCTTCGCCTACGGCACAGTCAAGGAACTGGCGAACCCGGCACCGCCGCTGGCGCCGAGCGGGATGCCGGACCTGAGGGTCTACGACTCCCTGCTGGCGGGGGTGGCCTGATGACTAACACGTTAGCGCTAAACGACCGGATCGGGGAGCTTTGTCGTCAATTCCGGCTGCCCACTATGGGAACGCAGCCGGTCTCCCGCTTCACCGCCGCCGGACACGGCGAAGTCTCTCCACCTTCCTGGAGGTGCTGGAGCAGGAGGCAGAGGATCGACGTCGGCCGCGAATCAGCAGGCTGCGCACCGCGTCCACACTGCCTACGGGGAAGACCTGGGAGACCTTCGAGCACGACCGGGTGCCCTTGGCACTCTGGCAGCAGCTGGGAGAACTGGCCGACGGCAACTTCGTCGAGCGGGGCGTCAACGTCCTGGCTTTCGGGCTGCCGGGCACCTGTGCGCAGTGGGCCATCGCCTGGTGGAATCGGGCAGGTCAATGCTCTTCGTCCCGGCCTACAGGCTGGTGCAGGACCTCCTCGCCGCCAAGCGGGACCTCGCGCTGCCGAGACAGTTACGGAAGCTCGACAACTACGACCTCCTGCTGCTGGACGACCTGGGATACCTGCCCCAGGGTGTCGGGGAGTCCGAGGTGCTCTTCACCCTCATCGCCGAACGCTACGAACGCCGGGCCCTGGGCATCACGTCCAACTTGGTCTTCTCCCAGTGGGAGCACATCTTCGCCAACCCGATGGCCACTGTGGCAGCCATCGACAGAGTAGTCCACCACTCGGTCATCCTGGAATTCGACGTGCCTAGCTACAGAACCGGAATAGCTCAGCAGCGTGGTAATGGGGAGGTGAACCGGCAAGAATAGATGACGGTGTTCCTGGAGATCCCCAGGCCCATGGCTATCCCGTCTATCGAACGCCCCTTGGCCCTCAACTCGTATAGCTCTCTCACCAATCGACCTCCTAACATTTGGTCGGAATACGCGACAAAGATGCACTCCGCTTGTTAGGGGGTCAATTCCAAGCTGGCGTTTTCGCACAGTTTAAGCGGACTGTTGAGAAAGCCCCCGTTGCCGCCCG is a genomic window of Dehalococcoidia bacterium containing:
- a CDS encoding ATP-binding protein encodes the protein MLFVPAYRLVQDLLAAKRDLALPRQLRKLDNYDLLLLDDLGYLPQGVGESEVLFTLIAERYERRALGITSNLVFSQWEHIFANPMATVAAIDRVVHHSVILEFDVPSYRTGIAQQRGNGEVNRQE